One genomic window of Garra rufa chromosome 2, GarRuf1.0, whole genome shotgun sequence includes the following:
- the LOC141325742 gene encoding striatin-interacting protein 1 homolog: MEGVGLSANNKQKQNQMLPNKMRGEFTRNQRKDSECLSEAPDLEFEYSDADKWTVELSELYSYTEGPEFLLNRKCFEEDFHTHMPDQKWTELDSVQHRAHAMRLLDGLDVIGRERRLKVARAILYMAQGTFGECSSELEVQHWMRYNVFLLLDVGAFTALVELLNMEIDNSAACSSAVRKPAISLADSTDLRVLLNIMYLMVETIQREEPTDSPEWRTIKETFKSELGSPLYNHEPVSVMLFGMVTKFCSGHAPHFPMKKVLLLLWKTILFTLGGFEQLQCSKVSKRSELDLPPLPEDSIRVVRSMRAASPPASASDLIEQQQRRARREHKALIKQDNLDAFNEKDPYKADDAREDEEENDDNDNSLEAEPFPMERDEVMPPPIPHPPSERVCFPKGLPWAPKVREKDIENFLESSRSKFIGYTLGSDTDTVVGLPRPIHESIKTLKQHKYVSIAEVQISKEEEYHKTPLSGGEEELELCATELLYQGILPSLPQYMIALLKILLAAAPTSKAKTDSINILADVLPEEMPTTVLQSMKLGVDVNRHKEIIVKAISAILLLLLKHFKLNHVYQFEYMAQHLVFANCIPLILKFFNQNIMSYITAKNSISALDFPHCVIHELPELTAESLEAGDNNQFCWRNLFSCINLLRILNKLTKWKHSRTMMLVVFKSAPILKRALKVKQAMMQLYVLKLLKVQTKYLGRQWRKSNMKTMSAIYQKVRHRLNDDWAYGNDLDARPWDFQAEECALRANIERFNSRRYDKNQTNPEFLPVDNCLQSVLGQRIDLPEDFQMNYDLWLEREVFSKPISWEELLQ, encoded by the exons ATGGAGGGTGTCGGTTTAAGTGCTAACAACAAACAGAAACAGAACCAAATGTTGCCGAATAAAATGAGAGGCGAGTTTACCAGAAACCAGAGGAAGGACTCTGAG TGTTTATCAGAAGCCCCTGATCTAGAGTTTGAATATTCAGATGCCGATAAATGGACAGTTGAACTGTCAG AATTGTACAGTTACACAGAGGGACCAGAGTTTCTACTCAACAGAAAATGCTTCGAAGAAGATTTCCACACTCATA TGCCCGATCAAAAATGGACCGAGCTGGATTCGGTTCAGCACAGAGCTCATGCCATGCGTCTGCTGGACGGACTGGATGTGATCGGCAGAGAACGCCGCTTAAAAGTCGCCAGAGCCATTCTGTACATGGCTCAAG GTACATTCGGCGAATGTTCTTCAGAACTGGAGGTGCAGCACTGGATGAGGTATAATGTGTTCCTGCTGCTGGATGTGGGAGCGTTCACTGCACTAGTGGAGCTGCTCAATATGGAGATCGA TAACAGTGCTGCATGCAGCAGTGCGGTCAGGAAACCTGCGATTTCATTGGCCGACAGCACCGACCTCAG GGTGTTGCTGAACATCATGTATCTGATGGTGGAGACCATCCAGCGCGAAGAACCCACAGACAGCCCTGAGTGGAGAACCATCAAAGAAACCTTCAAGTCTGAACTCG GTTCTCCTCTCTATAACCATGAGCCCGTATCCGTTATGCTGTTCGGGATGGTCACTAAGTTCTGCAGCGGCCACGCGCCCCATTTCCCCATGAAGAAAGTCCTGCTACTGCTATGGAAGACCATCCTG TTCACTCTAGGAGGTTTCGAGCAGCTGCAGTGCAGTAAAGTCAGTAAACGGTCAGAACTGGATCTCCCTCCACTGCCAGAGGACAGTATTCGCGTGGTGCGGAGTATGAGAGCCGCATCCCCACCAGCTTCCGCATCCGACCTTATCGAACAACAACAGAGACGTGCCAGGAGAGAACACAAA GCTCTTATAAAGCAGGACAATCTGGACGCGTTCAACGAGAAGGACCCATATAAAGCTGACGACGCCCGCGAGGATGAAGAGGAAAATGACGATAATGACAACTCGCTGGAGGCGGAGCCTTTCCCGATGGAGCGCGATGAAGTCATGCCGCCACCCATCCCACATCCTCCTTCTGAGAGGGTTTGTTTCCCCAAGGGTCTGCCGTGGGCTCCGAAAGTCAG GGAAAAGGACATTGAAAACTTCCTGGAATCCAGCAGAAGTAAATTCATCGGTTACACGCTGGGAAG TGACACGGATACAGTGGTTGGTTTGCCCAGACCCATACATGAAAGCATCAAAACTCTCAAACAG CACAAGTATGTGTCCATCGCTGAGGTCCAGATCTCCAAAGAAGAGGAGTATCACAAGACCCCACTGTCCGGC ggTGAGGAAGAGCTGGAGTTGTGTGCCACAGAGCTCTTATACCAGGGTATTTTACCCAGTTTACCACAATATATG ATTGCTCTGCTGAAGATCCTCTTGGCTGCTGCTCCCACATCTAAAGCTAAGACCGACTCCATCAACATTCTGGCCGATGTGCTGCCTGAGGAAATGCC CACTACGGTTCTTCAGAGTATGAAGTTGGGCGTAGATGTGAATCGCCATAAAGAAATCATTGTTAAAGCCATTTCAGCcatactgctgctgctgctgaaacaCTTCAAACTCAACCATGTCTATCAG TTTGAGTACATGGCGCAGCATCTGGTGTTTGCCAACTGTATCCCGCTGATCCTGAAGTTCTTCAACCAGAACATCATGTCCTACATCACGGCTAAAAACAG TATCTCAGCTCTGGATTTCCCGCACTGCGTCATTCATGAGCTTCCAGAGCTCACTGCTGAGAGTCTG GAAGCTGGTGATAATAATCAGTTCTGCTGGAGGAACTTGTTCTCCTGTATTAATCTGTTGCGCATCCTTAATAAACTCACCAAATGGAAGCACTCCAGGACCATG aTGTTGGTGGTGTTTAAATCGGCTCCAATCCTGAAGAGGGCGCTGAAGGTCAAGCAGGCCATGATGCAGCTTTATGTGCTCAAACTGCTCAAAGTCCAGACAAAGTATTTGGGAAGACAGTGGAGGAAGAGCAACATGAAAACCATGTCAGCGATATATCAGAAAGTGCGTCATCGCCTCAACGACGACTGGGCTTACGGAAACG ACCTGGATGCTCGCCCCTGGGATTTCCAAGCAGAAGAATGTGCCCTACGTGCCAACATTGAACGGTTTAACAGCCGCCGCTACGATAAGAACCAGACCAACCCTGAATTCCTCCCGGTGGACAACTGCCTGCAAAGTGTGCTGGGACAGCGGATCGACCTTCCGGAAGACTTCCAAATGAACTACGACCTCTGGCTGGAGCGTGAGGTCTTTTCCAAACCCATTTCCTGGGAGGAACTCCTGCAGTGA